Proteins from one Streptomyces sp. NBC_00289 genomic window:
- a CDS encoding TIGR03936 family radical SAM-associated protein, whose amino-acid sequence MQRIRLRYTKRGRLRFTSHRDFQRAFERALRRAEVPMAYSAGFTPHPKVSYANAAPTGTGSEAEYLEIALTAARDPEQLRILLDESLPAGLDVIEAVEARTSGLADRLTASVWELRLVGVDPADAERAVAAFNAADSVEVQRMAKNGMRTFDARPAVAHLETRDAQADRPTDQPCAILRLVVRHVTPAVRPDDVLSGLRAVADLAPPVPAGVTRLAQGLFDEETGAVTDPLAPDREAAPTEQSTVVVTAAAKAPA is encoded by the coding sequence GTGCAGCGCATCCGACTGCGCTACACCAAGCGCGGCCGCCTCCGGTTCACCAGCCACCGTGACTTCCAGCGCGCCTTCGAGCGTGCGTTGCGCCGTGCCGAGGTGCCCATGGCGTACTCGGCGGGGTTCACGCCACACCCGAAGGTGTCGTACGCCAATGCCGCACCCACCGGCACGGGCAGTGAGGCGGAGTACCTGGAGATCGCGCTCACCGCCGCGCGCGACCCGGAACAGCTCCGGATCCTCCTCGACGAGTCGCTGCCCGCCGGGCTCGACGTCATCGAGGCGGTCGAGGCCCGGACCTCGGGTCTCGCCGACCGGCTCACGGCTTCCGTGTGGGAGTTGCGGCTGGTCGGAGTGGACCCGGCCGACGCCGAGCGCGCGGTCGCCGCGTTCAACGCGGCCGACAGCGTCGAGGTCCAGCGCATGGCCAAGAACGGCATGCGCACCTTCGACGCCCGCCCCGCCGTCGCGCACCTGGAAACGCGTGACGCACAGGCTGATAGGCCGACGGACCAGCCCTGTGCGATACTGCGGCTGGTTGTTCGGCACGTGACGCCTGCCGTTCGACCCGACGACGTCCTGTCCGGTCTTCGCGCCGTGGCCGACCTGGCGCCGCCGGTCCCCGCAGGGGTGACCAGGCTGGCGCAGGGGCTGTTCGATGAAGAGACCGGTGCGGTGACCGACCCGCTCGCGCCCGACCGCGAGGCAG